The region ACCAATATGGGGGCACTTGATGCCAACTGGCTCTATGCCGACAGCAGTGGTATGATCGGGTACCAACTCGGCACTCCGGTTCCGAAGCGACCGAACGATGTAACAAGTTATCCGCTTCCAGGCTGGACGGACCAATGGGAATGGGATGGTTTCTTGCCTTTGGACGAAACCCCACATGCTCAAAATCCCCCTTGCGGGTGGCTAGCCAGTTGTAACAATAACCCCGGTGGGTCGGTAGAAATCCAAGGCAGTTACGCTGCTGACCGGATACTCCGTGCTACCGAGCTTCTAGCCATAGCGAGGGATCTTACTATTGAGGATATGCACTCTTTCCAGATAGACATTCATGATGAATATCTGTTGCGATGGAAAAATGAAGTTGCTTCTCTCCTTAATGATATCGGTGACACTCTTGAGGCCGAAGCGATGCGATCCTGGGATGGCAGCACTGATCTGCAATCGCGACAGACAGCGTTACTGGTGGAGTTTCTCAATGCTCTTCGAGATGAAATCTTCGCCGATGATCTGGATGATCTCGCCGGTCGTGTGTCCCGGTTTACCGTTGATCGTATCTACCATGATACCGCCGCAATGTGGATTGATGATCAACGAACGAAAAACACGATCGAGTCTCGTGAGGATATTGGTGCCAGAGCAATGCGACGAGCGCTTGAGACCACCAGTGGCCGTAGTTGGGGACAAATGCATTCGCTGACTATGCGGCACCCGATGGGAGCTGTGCCCGTGTTGGGCAGTATGTTGAAACTGGCTCGTGGACCATGGCCGTGGGCTGGTACCTCCGGTACGCTCAATTCTTCTTTTACCCGACGTACAAGTGATGGTAACTACCGTTCGGTCGTGGCACCGAGTTGGCGCATGGTGATTGATTTCGCAAACACGGATTCCGTGACAATCGTTCTGCCGGCGGGGAATTCAGGTAATCCGGTCAGCTCCCATTTCTTCGACTTCAATGAGCTATGGCAGCGAGGCGATTACTGGGTGGTCCCGTTTAGCCGGGCGCAGGTTCAAGCGCAGGCGGCCAGTGTTATGGTTCTGCGGCCGCCTTCATCGGAATAGCCAAGTAGCGACTATCTTCAGTTTCGACAGGCATCTGTTTAGAACCTACCACCCATTCCTCGCTAATTGTTGTTGAACAACAGCCCAACACACCCTATTATTTGTACCTATGGTTGATGAACGGATAGGTAACTACAAGGTCCTTGAGCAGAAGGGTGCCGGAGGTATGGCTAAGGTTTACCTGGCCGTGCACAAGGATGTCCCCAATCTCAAGGTTATACTCAAGGTTCTCAGTGATCCGAATCTGGTGGAGCGGTTTCGTGGGGAAGCGGGGAATCTGGCTCTGCTTGACGGTCATCCCAATATCTGTCGCATCAAGGATTTTTTCACGCACGGTGAAGATACCATTATCGCGATGGAATACATCGAAGGGGCGGCACTGGATGAAATTCACCTGGCCGGTTCTCAGATGCGGGTGGCGGAAGCAATCCGGATAACAATCGAAGTGTTGGATATCCTTGGTTTTGCCCATCAAAAAGGTGTCTACCACCGCGACATCAAGCCCGGCAACATCATGCTGGAGAAATCGGGCCAGCCCAAAATTATCGACTTTGGCATTGCTAAGGGCGAGACCGACCCCAATCTCACTGCGGCTGGTACTGCCTGTGGTACGCCGACTTACATGTCCCCTGAGCAGTTCACGCCAACCGAGAATACTAACTATGCGCTGGTCGATATCTACGCCGTCGGTACGACTCTTTTCTGGTTGCTAACTGGGGATGTTCCGTTCAAAGGGGACAATGAGTTTGTAATCCGTGATGCCAAGATGTTTAACGATCCTCCGTCCCCGAGATCATTGAACTCCGAGATACCCAAATCGCTGGAAAAGATCATTCTCAGAGCACTGGCCAAAGATCCCAAAAAACGCTACGGTTCTACTGAGGCGATGCGGGACGCTCTTATTAATTGCGATGATGGGGAGATCACAGAGAAATCGACCCGTGAAGATGCTACTATGGCGATGTCTACTGGACCATCGATCAGTCGTCACGAGCGGAATTGGAAGCTGATAACAGGGGCTGTAGCTGCTTGCGTGGTGGTTGTGATAGTCGCTGTCTGGTTGTTTTTTCCCACAACATCGGAGGAACAACCAGTAGGATGGGCCGAAATTGATATTTCTCCTTCAGCTGATTCGGTGTTGTTCGATGACAGTCTATTGGCACTAAAAGCACCTTCGGTCACAATCGAAGCTGTCCCCGGACAGTATTCACTTCGTCTGATTAGATCCGGTGCGACTAACTCTCCCATTGAAGAAATGATCACTCTCTCTGCCAACCAAGTCACAGAGCTTAACTACGAGTTTACGCTTGCTGAGACATCCGCCTTGGCAATAGGCACGGTGCGTATCGATGTCTCACCGGCCGCGGATTCAATCTTCTTAGATGATAATCTGATAGCTCGTGGAAAAACTACGGTGTCAGTGGAAGGAACGGCTGGAGAGCATCGTCTCCGTCTTGTTAAGGCTAAGGCGACCAACTCGCCAATTGTGAGGACCGTGATCATTGCAGCCGATCAGACAGAACGTATTCAGTATCGTTTCAATATGCCGGTTGTAAGAGACGTATCGCCCCCCCCATCTCCACCACCCTCTTCTATCCTGGGAACGGTTATTGTTGCTTCGCGTCCCCGCGGCGCGAGTATAACCCTTGACGGAGCCAAACAGAACAAGGAGACTCCGTTTACGTTCAACATGAAGGCCGGATTGCACATAATCAAATTGGAATATGGTTCGCAAGTACGGGTAGATACTGTTGATGTTGTGGTGGCTGACACTCATCGAGTCGTCGTAGATTTTGACAATTAGGGCTTTCGTCAGCCTGTCGGTCATGTTATGTTTTTATTGAGTAAACTCTAGGACAGATTTTGGCATAAGGAGAAATCATGAAACAGGAACGGTCTCTAACCACGTTTTTGTGTGTGACATGCCTGGTGGTCTCGCTGATTGGAGCAGCGGCACCATCGATCACAGCACAAGAGTCTGAGCCGATTGCTACCCAGTTGGCTAAAGCTATGGACATGTACACTGTCGGCGAGATCAACAAAGGTCTCAAAATTACGCAGGACCTGCTCAGCCAGGACAATCTTACTTCCGTAGATAGCATTGCAGTCTTTGAAGTTATGAGTCTGCTGACCTATTCCAAAGGTGTAGACTATATGAATCTCGCTGCGGACTATCTTAAGAAGATTTCTGCTATCGGTCCCTGTTTGATTCGTCTTCCACGGGAAATATGGCCCTCGGAATTGCGTGATGTTTGGAACTCCCTACAATATGGCAGCGCCAGTTTTGTCTGCGCTCAGGACGGCGGGAGCGATGTGAAATCGATTGCCTTCATGGAATTCGACAACAATTCGGTCGGCAAGTATCAGGAGAATCTCGGTCCTCTGGCCAAGGGTTTGGCCGAGCTGTTTGCGCATTACTTCCGCAACATCAGCTCCTTCACCGTGATCGAGCGAGACAAGATCAATTTTGTGCTCAAGGAACTTGAGCTCCAGAAATCAGGCGCGGTGGATCGCTCCACGGCGGTCAAGGTGGGTAAGATTATCGGCGCTCAATACATGGTGTTCGGTAGCATCATGCAACTCGACGACAAAAACTCTATTACACTGGTGCGAGTAGTCAATGTCGAGACATCAGAGATCATTGAAAGCCTCGACAGAGAAGGTAAGCCTCAATTCGTAAAGGCTGTCCGGGAGATGGTCGAGGAGTTGTCGAATAAGCTCGACGTCCAGCTGAGCGATGAGATTAAGCAGTTGATCCAGGAAGGTGGTACCGACTCTGACAACGCCGCTACCCTGTATTCCAAGGGGCTTGAGTACATGGATAAGTATGAATACGAAAGTGCCTACGAGTATTTCAAACAGGCGTATGAGATGGACAACGGCTTTGCCGAAGCCAAGAGGAAAATGGACCTGTATCGGCCATTGATCAAAGGTTGATCTGGTTAGGTTGAATTTCTTACGGTAGGGAGTTGTATTGATGTATATCAAAACGTTGATCCTGTTACTACTGGTTGTACTCGCTGTTGGGTGCTCGCAGAGTTTCTATTCTCAGGGGAGAAAACACCTGGATAGTAATAGATATAGTCAGGCGATAGACGCGTTCTACAGTGAAATCGGTAAGCACCCGTCAAGCATGTACGCCTGGCGGGAATTGGGCGTCGCATTTTACAAGAAGGGTGAGTACACTCAGGCGGAGGAAGCTCTCAAACAAGCCGCTGCTATCGAGCCGGATAGTCGGACTCACCTGTTCCTGGGGTTGGTTTATGAGGCTCAGGAGTTGTGGGATCATGCTCTCGACGCTTACGCCGCCTCGCTCAGCTTGAAGCCAGACGGGAAGACCGCCGTGATGACCCGCGCCCATATCGACCTTCTTATGAGCAAGAGGATAGCCAGGGAAGTGGCTGCGGCTATTGAGAACGAGGCTTCGATTGATGTGGAGGATATTCCTACACACACAATTGCGGTCTCTGATTTCGATGGTTCTCTTCTGCCCACCGAGACGATGCCACTGGCACGCGGTCTGGCCGAGTTTGTCTCTATTGATCTGGCCAAAGTGCGATCCCTGGCCGTAGTCGAGCGCCAGAAGATCAGTGCTATTATGGACGAGCTGAAACTGAGCACGACTGGTTATGTCGATTCTGCCACAGTACCGCGTGTAGGTAAATTACTGGGAGCCCATAAACTGGTCACAGGCTCTGTCCTGAATATTGGTGATGAGGGCTTACGCCTTGACGGAACAGTAGTGAAGACGGCGACCGGTTCACAGTTAGCTGGCGCGGCCACCGAAGGAGAACTGCAGAAGCTCTTCCAGATGGAGAAGGATTTCGTATTCTCAATTATTGCTCAGCTTGGTATCACTCTTAGTCGTGCAGAACGGGACGACATTGAGGAGGTCCCGACCGAATCGTATCTTGCGTTCCTGGCGTATAGCCGGGGGCTCGAATACCAGTCTATGGGTATGCATGACGCCGCGCGTCAGGAGTTTGATAATGCCCTTGAATACGATGCCGGATTTGAGGAGGCTGGTATCCAGTCTGAAAGTGAGGCCGCTGCCGCTGATGTCGGCTCGTTTGGTAATACCTATGACTGGCTGGCCGGTACTTCACCGGATGGTGATGACATGGGAACTACCGATAGCGGTATCGACGATTATCTCGCCAG is a window of Candidatus Zixiibacteriota bacterium DNA encoding:
- a CDS encoding protein kinase, which codes for MVDERIGNYKVLEQKGAGGMAKVYLAVHKDVPNLKVILKVLSDPNLVERFRGEAGNLALLDGHPNICRIKDFFTHGEDTIIAMEYIEGAALDEIHLAGSQMRVAEAIRITIEVLDILGFAHQKGVYHRDIKPGNIMLEKSGQPKIIDFGIAKGETDPNLTAAGTACGTPTYMSPEQFTPTENTNYALVDIYAVGTTLFWLLTGDVPFKGDNEFVIRDAKMFNDPPSPRSLNSEIPKSLEKIILRALAKDPKKRYGSTEAMRDALINCDDGEITEKSTREDATMAMSTGPSISRHERNWKLITGAVAACVVVVIVAVWLFFPTTSEEQPVGWAEIDISPSADSVLFDDSLLALKAPSVTIEAVPGQYSLRLIRSGATNSPIEEMITLSANQVTELNYEFTLAETSALAIGTVRIDVSPAADSIFLDDNLIARGKTTVSVEGTAGEHRLRLVKAKATNSPIVRTVIIAADQTERIQYRFNMPVVRDVSPPPSPPPSSILGTVIVASRPRGASITLDGAKQNKETPFTFNMKAGLHIIKLEYGSQVRVDTVDVVVADTHRVVVDFDN
- a CDS encoding tetratricopeptide repeat protein translates to MYIKTLILLLLVVLAVGCSQSFYSQGRKHLDSNRYSQAIDAFYSEIGKHPSSMYAWRELGVAFYKKGEYTQAEEALKQAAAIEPDSRTHLFLGLVYEAQELWDHALDAYAASLSLKPDGKTAVMTRAHIDLLMSKRIAREVAAAIENEASIDVEDIPTHTIAVSDFDGSLLPTETMPLARGLAEFVSIDLAKVRSLAVVERQKISAIMDELKLSTTGYVDSATVPRVGKLLGAHKLVTGSVLNIGDEGLRLDGTVVKTATGSQLAGAATEGELQKLFQMEKDFVFSIIAQLGITLSRAERDDIEEVPTESYLAFLAYSRGLEYQSMGMHDAARQEFDNALEYDAGFEEAGIQSESEAAAADVGSFGNTYDWLAGTSPDGDDMGTTDSGIDDYLASQPDMMGATEGSAYEIVAESEPLPGGTGTVIVEGNLDAQ